A single window of Nematostella vectensis chromosome 4, jaNemVect1.1, whole genome shotgun sequence DNA harbors:
- the LOC5513749 gene encoding ectin, which produces MLSSLVILSLLGVTCHGFPPSPPKAPDTVEAVAKRAFCPEGGGDKKAGCTYWRKLGYCEPGKGYFDFMEKTCPASCGLCQPRPTPPPQAALATVNKQECLKAHNTKRALHGARPLTWDNSLARDAGKWSLLLANSNTFKHAPNSDEGENLYYISKVSASPVTCVEAVKAWYDEVVDYPFNNPPESVFQVSGAPIGHFTQIVWKDTRRLGVAIARIKRGLWYSTYIVARYSPPGNYNGEFTQQVGSIRA; this is translated from the exons ATGCTGTCCAGTCTGGTCATCCTCAGTCTGCTAGGGGTCACGTGCCATGGATTCCCTCCCAGTCCCCCAAAGGCGCCGGATACAGTCGAGGCTGTGGCTAAACGCGCAT TTTGTcccgaggggggaggggacaagAAAGCGGGTTGTACCTACTGGAGGAAACTCGGGTACTGCGAACCTGGCAAGGGCTACTTCGACTTCATGGAAAAAACTTGCCCTGCTTCATGCGGCCTCTGCCAGC CACGCCCAACTCCACCACCACAAGCCGCCCTCGCGACAG TGAATAAACAGGAGTGCTTAAAAGCACATAACACAAAGCGTGCCCTACACGGAGCTAGACCGCTGACCTGGGATAATTCTCTGGCTCGTGATGCCGGAAAGTGGTCGCTGTTGTTGGCCAACAGCAACACGTTCAAGCATGCGCCTAATAGCGACGAGGGCGAGAACCTTTACTACATATCTAAAGTATCTGCAAGCCCGGTCACATGTGTTGAAGCGGTCAAGGCCTG GTATGACGAGGTCGTAGATTATCCATTCAACAACCCACCAGAGAGTGTCTTTCAAGTTTCAGGCGCGCCCATTGGACACTTTACACAG ATCGTGTGGAAGGACACTCGGCGTTTGGGCGTGGCTATCGCGCGGATCAAGCGCGGGTTGTGGTACAGCACTTACATTGTCGCGCGGTACTCCCCACCAGGTAACTACAACGGCGAGTTCACGCAACAAGTCGGCAGCATTCGCGCATAA
- the LOC5513705 gene encoding papilin, whose amino-acid sequence MKSIFIQGFVLIMFAAVSYSRIPVKKDCRDAMGGGRCLKYMRYYKKLGISLCSTPFKARCQITCRICSPPPACEDSDFGCCWDKKTRARGPGGEGCPFCRDQNRGKCKEIITSFAKHGVSKKQVCSYSWPRKHCPQSCDLCGAASPAITLKRCLSSTYGCCWDFRPALGPNGEGCAECIDTFPHSCRQFDFYCGEDGVNYSFMRRSCPLRCGLCSPGKLLLQPYQIKELKL is encoded by the exons ATGAAGAGCATATTTATTCAAGGATTTGTTCTGATAATGTTCGCCGCCGTGTCTTATTCGAGAATACCAGTCAAAAAAG ATTGCCGTGATGCTATGGGGGGAGGCCGTTGCCTTAAATACATGCGCTACTACAAGAAGCTAGGAATCTCACTCTGCTCGACGCCATTTAAAGCCAGGTGTCAAATCACGTGTCGGATCTGCT CCCCGCCCCCTGCCTGTGAGGACAGTGATTTTGGTTGTTGCTGGGACAAGAAAACAAGAGCACGTGGACCCGGTGGTGAAGGATGTCCAT TCTGCCGGGATCAGAATCGTGGCAAATGCAAAGAGATCATTACGTCCTTTGCCAAACATGGAGTTTCCAAGAAGCAAGTGTGTTCTTACAGCTGGCCACGCAAACATTGCCCACAGTCATGTGACCTCTGCGGCGCAG CTAGCCCCGCCATAACCCTGAAAAGGTGTCTATCAAGTACTTATGGATGCTGCTGGGACTTCAGACCGGCACTGGGGCCTAACGGCGAGGGATGTGCTG AATGCATTGACACATTCCCGCACTCGTGTCGCCAGTTCGACTTTTATTGCGGAGAAGACGGCGTCAATTACTCGTTTATGAGAAGGTCGTGTCCGCTGAGATGCGGTCTGTGCTCGCCTGGGAAGCTCCTCTTACAACCCTACCAAATAA AGGAATTGAAACTTTGA